A stretch of DNA from Lepus europaeus isolate LE1 chromosome 11, mLepTim1.pri, whole genome shotgun sequence:
TTCCCAGGGCATCTTCAGCAACAGAACCCTCCGCGGCGCGGCTTCGTCCGCTGCCCGCGGCGCCTTCCAGGGCAATTAGTGCCGacggcccctgcccagcctcgCTGTCGCCTGCCTTCTGAGCTGCACTTTCCTGGGTGCCTTACGCGTGGTCACGGCCGGCACGGCCGCGGGGGTCCAGCCGTGGCTCTCCTTCCGAGCGACTGGCTGACCGTCCAccaggggaggggcgggagggacAGGGCCTTTTTTACAcaagacaaaagagaaaaaacacaacTGTCTGTCTGCTCGGCGGGGCCCCGGGCGGATCCCTGGACTCAGTGGGCTGAAGCTCTCCGCTCCCCGGCGCTGGGGGCGCTGGCTGGCCTGGGTCCACCCACCTGGAGTCCGCCCTCCTGCCTGGGCTGGCGGGCGGATAGCTCTGTTCCCCAGGTCACGCGGGATGGCCATCTGGCTTCCAGAGCCGCTGACCTGGCTGCCcccggccccagcacccaccGGGTGGGGGCCCTCCCCGAGCCCTTCTCTCTCGAGACTTGGTGCCCGCGCAGAGGCGCTGGGAGGAGTCGGGGACTCTGACCCGCAGCgtcctgccctgcctctgctgtgGTTGGCCCGGCCCCGTTCCCGTTCCCTTGACTTCTCGGTGCTGGGGCACAGCTGCCCTTTGCCTTAGCCTCAGCGTcaccacccctgccccgccccaggagCTGCGTCCCCAGGCAGGACCGAGGGGCCCGCAGGGTGGAGCCTGGGTCACCTTCACTCGCCCTGTGCCAGCACCGGTCCTCCCCAGGCCGCGGGCCTCGGCCCTGGACTGCCAGGCTGGCCAGCCTGCCTCCCTGCCGCCTCCTGCCTGTGGGACCCGAGGCTGCCCTGAGGCTGTCCCGGGGCTGGGCCGCCTGGGCCCAGAGGCGCCCAGTGAGGGCGGCAGCCACCAGGGTTGTGTAAACTCTTCTGATATTTTCTCCTCCATGTACAAATGTATATGTTATGTCTCAATTTTTGTGCTTAAATAAAGATTTTCTGACAACACTGGTCTCGGTGTCTGGTGGACTTGGGTGACCTGTGGGCTCGGGGCGGAGGCGCTCCCGGAACAGGTGCGGACAGGTCATCAGCCCCTCCCAGAGTGCAGGTGGGCGGCGCACGGAGGACCACCGGGCCTCTCCCCGAGGCGCTTTCTCCCCCAGTACTTCCTACTCGAGGGAggggccccgccccgcctgggAGGACCCCCCTCAGCCGCCGCTCGACCCGCCTGCTGGCCCCGGCTCACTTCCGCCCCGCGGGGCCCGGCGAGCGGCGCGACCGCCAgcgcggggaggggccggcgggAGCGAGGGGCCGGGCCTCCAGCGCGGgaggggccggcgggggcggggcttcgGCGGCGAATGTGGGGCCCGGGCGGCGAGAGGAGGAGCAGGCGgcggcgaggggcggggccgcggcggcgAGGGCGGGGCCGCGCCCGGCCTCCTCCCCGCTGCACTTCCGGCGGGCggcgctgggggcagcagggagcccgCGCCCCCGCCGGAACCGGGCGAGCACCTGGGCGCGTGCGCGGCGGCCGCGATGGCGGGGCCCGGCTGGGGCCCCCCGCGGCTGGACGGCTTCATCCTCACCGAGCGCCTGGGCAGTGGCACCTACGCCACGGTGTACAAGGCCTACGCCAAGGTGCGCGCGGGGCCTCGGGGTGTCGGGCCCCGGAGCAGCGCCGCGCCGCGCTCGGGCTGAACGCGCGCCCCGGCCCCGTGGAGCCTGCGGGCCGGGGGACCGCCGGGTGGGCTGAGCGCAGTCCAGGCCCGGGAGGAGGGGGCGGCTGGGAGACCTCGGGGCTGGGGTCCGGGGGCCCACGGCGCGCCTCTCCGGCCAGgccggggccccgcccccacagcagagCCCACAGCTCCCGTCCCCCCAGAAGGACACTCGCGAGGTGGTGGCCATAAAGTGCGTGGCCAAGAAGAGCCTGAACAAGGCGTCCGTGGAGAACCTGCTGACGGAGATCGAGATCCTCAAGGGCATTCGGCACCCCCACATCGTGCAGCTCAGGGACTTCCAggtgggcgggggcgggcggggcggggcctcccgGGGCGCTGCGGGGAGGGCGCGGGCCTCAGGCCGCCGGtccgctccccgcccccgcagTGGGACAGCGAGCACATCTACCTCATCATGGAGTTCTGCGCGGGCGGCGACCTGTCCCGCTTCATCCACACCCGCAGGATTCTGCCTGAGAAGGTGGCCCGGGTCTTCATGCAGCAGCTGGGTGAGCGCCTGCGACCcccgccctggcctggggcccctCTGAGAGAGGCAAGAGACCTGTcccagggcccaagtgctttggcaaGGGAGGGCGAGGTCTCACAGGGCTGGGGCAATCCCGGGAGGCTTGCAGAGAGGCGGCCGGGCAATCCCTTAGGGTTGACCGCAgccgggaggggcagggcaggggaggcgaGCCCGCTGAcctccctccctggctgggaGCCGCGCCCCAGCCAGCGCCCTGCAGTTCCTGCACGAGCGGAACATCTCCCACCTGGACCTGAAGCCGCAGAACATTCTGCTGAGCTCCTTGGAGCGGCCGCACCTGAAGctggcaggtgtgggtgtggcgcagcggggaggggctggggggcggggtgtGCGGAGGCCTCCCCGGCCCGGGCtccctgcacagccctggctctCACAGAGCTCTCTGTTGAGTTGTCAGACACTGGGCCCTGTGGGCAGGAGGTGGGACCCTCCTCAGGTGCCACACACAGGCCCAGCCGCACTGTGGGTGGGCTTAGGGCTTCAGGCTGCGTGTGTCCAGGCTTGGGGTCCCTGGAAACAGGCCAGGGTTTGGTGTGAGGCCAGCCTCAGGATCTGGCCTGAGTCAGGGTGGAGTGTGCACCGGCAGCAGGGGGGGAACAGGACCCCTCCCCCCTGGCGGGttgggagcagggggtgggggggcgggaacagaagcagctggaattggagccTGTGGCCCGGCCTTGCCGGCAGACTTCGGCTTCGCCCAGCACATGTCCCCGTGGGACGAGAAGCACGTGTTGCGTGGCTCACCCCTCTACATGGCGCCCGAGATGGTGTGTCGGCGACAGTACGACGCCCGCGTGGATCTCTGGTCCGTGGGGGTCATCCTGTACGGTGAGACCCCCGCCCCTGCCTGCACTGCGCACCCCTGCCCGGTGTGGGCCGGGCCTGGCTTGACCCTGTCCCCCCACCGCCTCTCCTCTGCTGCCGTCCACAGAGGCGCTCTTTGGGAAGCCCCCGTTCGCGTCCAGGTCCTTCTCGGAGCTGGAGGAGAAGATCCGGAGCAGCCGGGTCATCGAGGTGGGTCCGGCAGGGGACGCAGGGCCTGCCCACCGATGGCCCTGCCCACCCTGTGGGGACAAGGCCAGAGCAGGCTTGGGCCCAGCTTCCCCCAGCGTAGtccagggagggagagcagggcctGAGCAGGCTCCTCCGGGCTGAGGGCTCCGTgcgcagtgggggggggggggggggagtccggGGAAGGAGGCttgttcctctgggtctcagtttctccACCCGTCAAGCATGGGCGCCCTGGGCTGGA
This window harbors:
- the ULK3 gene encoding serine/threonine-protein kinase ULK3 isoform X5; translation: MAGPGWGPPRLDGFILTERLGSGTYATVYKAYAKKDTREVVAIKCVAKKSLNKASVENLLTEIEILKGIRHPHIVQLRDFQWDSEHIYLIMEFCAGGDLSRFIHTRRILPEKVARVFMQQLASALQFLHERNISHLDLKPQNILLSSLERPHLKLADFGFAQHMSPWDEKHVLRGSPLYMAPEMVCRRQYDARVDLWSVGVILYEALFGKPPFASRSFSELEEKIRSSRVIELPLRPPLSRDCRDLLQRLLERDPSRRISFQDFFAHPWVDLEHMPSGESLARATALVVQAVAKDQEGDAAAALSLYCKALDFFVPALHYEVDARRKEAIQAKPLGPLQVSQYVSRAEELKAIVSSSNQALLRQGPSARDLLREMARDKPRLLAALEVSAAAMAKEEEAGGEQDALDLYERSLGELLLLLAGPEPHGSS